ATTTTCTGTTCTTCAGTTACGGCCTCAAGATTATAGTACTCTCTTTCTATTCCTCTTTTTAAGTTCACGTTAAATCTATAGTATTTAAACCACTCAACTACTATAAATATGACATATATTGAGAACATCATCATTATAGGGTAAACTATATCTGTTATATTCTTAGAAACATAAAAATATAAAAGTATTATTCCTGAACTCAAAAAAAAACTTATACTATAAAAAAGTTTTTCCTTTAAAAAATTCTTAAAAATTTCTCTATACATAACAAACCCCTTTAATCTTGAAATTCTAAATAATATCCTATTCCTCTTTTGTTTTTAACTGCATTTTTAACTCCAACCTCACTTAATTTATTTTTTATTCTTGTTACATTTACAGTTAGAGTATTGTCATCTACAAAGGAGGATTCATCCCATAATTCTTCTAATAATTCTTCTCTTGTTACAACTTTATTTATGCTTTTTAAGAGCTTACTTATAAGCTTAAGTTCATTTTTAGTAAGTTCAACATTTTTATCCTTATAGCTCATTTTAAAAGTATTTTTATCTATAGTTATACCTTCAACTGTAAACGCATCAGCACTGTCTTCAGAATACTCTCCATAGGTTCTTCTAATAGCTGCCTGCACTTTTGCTAATAGTAGTTCAAAGCTAAAAGGTTTTGTTATATAATCATCTGCACCCATTTCAAGTCCTCTTATCTGTTCAATTTCGCTGCTTCTAGCTGACATAAATATTATTGGTGCCTTTGATTTTCTTCTAAAAATTCTACATAAATTAAAACCATCATAATATGGCAAATTCACATCAAGTAACACAATATCTGGATTTATATTTTCAAATTCATCTTCTACATTTTTAAAATTAATTATTTCAAAAACCTCATAGTTATATCTTTTAAGATATTCTCTAGTATATTCACAGAGTTTTTTATCATCCTCTATAACCAAAATTTTATACATAGCTTCCTCCAACTTTAATTGACCATCTAAACTTTTTCATTATATCTATTTAATTTATATTATATACTCAATCAAAATTTTAAGATATATTACTATAAAAAAAATAGAGGATATTATATAAATCCTCTACTTTTCAATAAATTATATATGCTTAATCTCTTTCAAGAATACTGTACATTACAGGAACTATTATAAGTGTAAGTATTGTTGATATTACAAGACCTCCTATAACAACTATACCTAAGCCTTGAGAAATTACTGATCCTTCTGAAAAACCTGCGGCTAGTGGAATAAGTGCCATTACTGTTGCTATTGCTGTCATAAATATAGGTCTCATTCTTATAGAACCAGCTTCAATTAAAGCTTCATGTACAAGCATACCTTTTTTTCTATTACTCTGAACCCTATCTAAAAGCACTATAGCATTGGTTACAACTATTCCTATAAGCATTAACATTCCTATAAGCCCAGGAATCCCTAAAGGCTGTCTTGTTACAAATAGTGCTAATACTGCTCCTATTGCAGCAAATGGCAGTGAGAATAATATTGCAAATGGTGCTTTAGGCTCTCCGAATGCAAGTACCATAACTATATAAACCATAAATACAGCTACAACCATTGCCATTGCCATTTGCGTGAAACTATCACTTATACTTTTAGCACTTCCATTTTGAGTAAAAGTAACTCCGTTTGGTATTCCTTTAATTGATTTTATTTTTTTCATAGCATTATCAGATGCTGCTTGTGTATCCTTTGTTTTTATGTCCGCTGTAATAGATGCATATTGATTTCCATCAAGTTCATTTATGCTCACAGGACCATCAGCTATACTAACATTTGCTATATCACTTAAATTAAAGCTTCCTGATGCTCCTTGAAGTTGAATTGCCTTTACTTTATCTAATGAATTAATGTCTTTAGTATCATAGCCTAAATATACATTTATATCATTTTTTCCAGATTGTACAGTAGTGACATTGTTATAGTTCATAATACCTTGAACCATACCTGCCGCCATTATTGGTGAAAGTCCTTGATTTGCAGCTTTAGCACTATCTATTTCTACTGATATTTCTGGCTTTTTACTTGATAATGTATTTGTAACATTACTAAGTTCCTTTACTCCTTTTAGTTCTTCTGTAGCCTTATTTGCTGCTGCTGTTATATCCTTTATATTATTTCCATTAACTACTATTTCAACATTATCCTTAATACCCTCTATAAAGCTTTGGACTGAAACTGTTATTTTGGTATTCTTATTTGACATTTCCGATGCCTTTTTTATAATTTCATCTGCTGCCTTGTCATTGTTACTTCCATCTTTTAGAACAATTGTTACAGCTCCTGAATTACTTCCTTGAAGGGACATTGCTGAAGATGAACTAGAACTATTATCTCCAACAGAACTAACTACTGTTTTTACATCGCTTCTATCTGCAAGATACTTTTCAAATTTCAAAGCTTCTTCGCTAGTCTTCTGAGCTGATGTTCCTGGTGCTGTAGTTATTTTTGCATTTAATACATTTGAAGAACTAGAAGGTAAAAATTGTATTCCAACACCCTTAATTAAAAAGAGTGATACTACGAATAATGCTATTGAAGCTAATAAAACCGCAACTCTATGGCTAAGTGCATAATTAAGCACCTTCTTATAAAATCCTATTACTGCACCTTCTCCTTTTTCAGGCTTTGGCTTTTCATTTAATATCATAAGTCTACTCATTACTGGAACAACTGTTACTGCAACTAAAAGTGATGCTAAAATACATACTACGACTGTTACTGCAAAAGGTACAAACACCTTTCCAACTATTCCACTTATCATTGCCAAAGGTAAAAATACTGCTACTGTAGTTACTGTAGATGAGGTAATTGCAGAAGAAACTTCGTCAGCAGCTACCTGAATTACCTCTCCCTTCGGCACATCATCCTTTAAAATTCTCCTGTGAATATTTTCAATTACAACAATAGAATCATCAACTATACGCCCAACGGCTACTGCCATTCCTGAAAGTGACATTATATTCAAGGTTATTCCAAACCTAGGAATAAGTATAAGTGTTATAAGTATTGAAAGCGGTATAGAAACTACTGCTATTATAGTAGCCTTTATATTTCTTAAAAACAAAGCTATAACTATTATGGCAAAAAGTGCTCCTAAAACACCTTCTCTAACCATTCCATTTACAGAGCTCTTAACATATTTTGAAGAATCGTTTATTAAATTGAATTTTAAATCACTATTATACTTTTGTAATTCACTAACTGCACTAGCTATATTTTTTGCAACATTTACAGTGTTTCCGTCATCTGTTTTATACACATTAAGTACAATACTATTTTTGGTATTTGATCTTACAAAATAAGCCTTATCTGAATTTCCTCTTGTTACTGTTGCTACATCCTTTAAGTATATAACTTTAATTTGTGCATCAGTTGAAACACTTGAAGAACTACCTGCACCAGAAGAATTACTTGGTTTACTTACTGACGCATTTGAAGTAGAAGTTTTTCCGGATGTATTGGCTAATGCCTTGCTGCTTTCTATTTGAGCTGACATTACTTTATCAAGCTGATCTTGAGCCTGCTTTAACATACCTTGTGCTGCTGCTATTGTAGCTTGAGCTTTAGCTTTGTCTTGTGGTGAAGAAGCTTGATTGCTTAAAGTAGCCTCCTCTGATATTATCTGAGCTTGAGCTTTTTGCATTTGACTTAAAATTGCAATGGCTTGTGTATTTCCTCCAAGCATTTGTCCCATTTGACCCATACCTTGACCCATTTGTCCAACTGCCTGACCAATTTGTCCTACGCTTTGCCCTAATTGTCCTACTGCTTGACCTAGCTGATTCATTCCACCTTGAACCTGTTGAAATGCATTTCCTATAACCTTAGTTTGGTTAGGAAGAACAGCTATAGGCATAGCCTCTATATCTGCAGTAGTATAAAGTTTTTTAGTCATTTTTATAGGAAGAGTACTATCCCCTACGTTTACACTTCCTGCTGGTATTGATATATTATTGCCTTGAATCGCAGTTTTTACATCAGATAGTGTAAGTCCATTATCCTTTAGTTTATTATTATCCACCTTTACATATATATCGTCATTAGAGGTTCCTTGTACATCTACACTTGAAACTCCCGAAATTCCACCAAGCTTTGGTTGAACTTTGTCATTAATAATTTTAGTTAACTCATCTATATTTTTACTACTATCTATAGAGTATGTCATTACTGGAGCGCTTCCCATACTTATTCTTGAAACAGTTGTTTTATTAGCTGTTTGAGGAAGTTTGACCTTATTAATTGCATCTTCGATATTTTTTTGTGCCTTATCCATATCTGTAGAATAACTGAATTGAGCTATTACAATAGATACATTTTCATTTGACGTGGTTTTTACATTATCTATACCCTGTATGCCAGAAATTGATTTTTGTATTGGCCTTGATATATCACTTGCCACCTGCTCTGGTGATGCCCCTGGATAAACAGTTATAGCCGTTACAACTGGTATATTTATATTAGGCATGGATTCCATATTTATACCTTTTGCGGAATACAACCCTCCAACCGTAATTAAAATTATTATAAGAAATACTACAAATGCATTCTTCAGCGAAAATTTGGTTAATCTATTCAATTTTTGGTATCCTCCATTCATATAAAACTATACTTTAAGAATATTTTCATACTATACATACAATTTTATATACTTAAGCTACATTATAAAATTTATTATACTTAAAAAAGGCTTACAAATCTGTAAGTCTTCTAAAATATAATTCTATGCTAAATTTTTAAATCCTTATTCCTGTAAAACTTTATTGATATATTTATTGATATATATATGATAAAAATACTAACTAAAAACACAAAAACACCAATAATCAATTTAGAACCATTATTTATATAATTTACAATTCTATGAGTAGTACTGGTTCCTATAAATTTAAAAATCAATACAGGAATTATTGAAAAAATTATGCTTACAATAGTAAAAATGATTCTTACTTTTAAAAAATCAAATTTAAAATAAATAGGAAAATAAATTGCTACAAAAAATATTGTGCTTAACAAACATATAAAAATAGATGCTTCAAAACTAATAATATTATTGAATTGACTCAAATTCATCCATTTATTTATGCTAACAAATGCTCCTACACCTTTTCCAGCTACATTAAAACTTCTAAATATCATTGTAAATATTGCCGTTACTACTATGCCTAATAAAAAAAATAAGGCTGAACTTAAATATTTTGATAAAACAACCTCTTTTCTATTTACAGGCAAGCTATTAAACATAATTTCAGAATTATATCTATAATCGTAATAAGACAAATTACTAATATAATCGTACATAAGAATTGTAGGAACGACAATATAAATAAAGATTGGAGTTTTTATAAAAAATAAATTACCAGTTAAACAAGCCAATAATATAGGAATTAAATTTCTTTTTCCAATAGTTATGTCTTTAAAAATAAAGCCCAGCATGTTAAATCCTCCTACTTTTTATATTCGTCTTTGAATTTTTTGTATATAGAAATAGCTGAAAAAATAGCTAAAATTAGAAATATAAATGATATTTTTTTATTCATTATATAATTTATAATATTTTGCATTTTCTCCTCCTAAACAAAAGGTATTTTAAAATTCTCTATTAATATAAATCTTTAAAGAAATAGCTATGGAAATTATTAAGAGAAAAATAGTACACAGTTCCCAAGGAATAAAAAATGATATTTTAAAGCTTGATTTATATCTACTAATTAACATAACTGCAATAATTAAAACAACAAATATTATAAAGTAGAGAATAGAATTAATACGCTGAGATTTGATATACCCAATTTTGAAATATATTGGTAAATACATAAAAATATATAATATGCTAAACATAAACGATATTATTATGTCTTGTATATTAATAAAACTAGTAATATTTCCAGATGGCAAAATTTTAACTATACTTGCAAATATAATAACAAAAATCACACCTATTAAAAAAAATATAAATGATGAAATATATTTACTTAATACTACTGTTTTTCTATTCACAGGCAAGCTATTAATCATTATATCTACATCGTATTTTTCACCTAATCCACAACTTGATAAACTATATGAAGTTGAAATAAAGAATGGAAAAATTATATAAACACTTGAATTCCCGAAAAACTGAAGAATTACAACAATAAAAAAATTAATCACTATAGATTGTGCTATGCTTATCCATCCTTTGTTATGAATAAGTATATCTTTTAATACCAAACTAAACATTTTTAAACCCTTTCACAGTATAAACCATAATATCCTCTAGATTAGCCTTTTCAAAAATGACTTTTTCCCCAAAAGTTCTTTTAATACTCTCTTCATCATCTGTTAGGGCTTGAAATCCAAATTCATTCTCTCTTATTCCTATAAAATTATTTCTATTACTTTTATTAAGTACTTCTTTATCTCCTTTTGCTATTTTATATTTTTCCATTATACTGTCTTTATCCTCTGAAAAAATTATTTTTCCGTCATTTATAAATGTTATATAATCTGCTATTTTCTCTAAATCAGTAGTTATATGTGTTGAAAATAGTATAGACTTATTCTCATCTTGGATTATATCCTGCATAATATCTAATAGTTCATTTCTAAATACAGGATCTAATCCAGAAGTTGGTTCGTCCATTATTATTAATTCTGCCTCATGGGATAATGCTATGGCAAGAGAGTATTTTATTTTCATTCCCTTTGATAATTCTTTTATTTTTTTATCTCTTGGCAAACTAAAACTAGTAATATAATTATTAAAAGTATCATTGCTCCACTTTTTATAAAAACGAGCTATTATATTTTTCATTTGAATTAAGTTCAGATCTTCATAAGCATAGGTCTCATCGTATACAAATCCTATTTTTTCTTTAATTTCCTTCTCGTTTTTTACATTATCAAATCCAAAAACTTTTATTTCTCCTGAATTTTTTTTAACAAGGTTCATTATGAGCTTTATTGTCGTACTTTTTCCTGCTCCATTTGAACCAATAAACCCCATTATATATCCTTTTTCAAGAGTAAAATTCATATTATTTAATGAAAAGCCCTTATAATTTTTAGTAACATTTTTAACTTCCAAAATATTTTCCATATTACACACCTACTTTATTTACTATTTCCATATAATACTTCAAGCATTTCTTTTAAATCTTCAAGTGATAGATTTATAAACTTACTTTCTTCAATAATCTCACTCATTTTTTCCTCAATAAGCTTTATCTTTTTTTCTGTCAAAAGCTCTTTATTCTGTGCTGCTACATACGTTCCCTTTCCTTGAACAGTTTCAGTAAACCCTTCCTTTTCAAGTTCTTCATAAGCTCTTTTAGTAGTAATAACACTAATACCAATTTCTTTAGCTAGATTTCTTATCGAAGGTAATATATCTCCCTCCTTTAATTGTCCGTTGAGAATATAATTTTTTATCTGCTTTGTTATCTGTTCATATATTGGTTCCTGTGATGAATTTAAAATGATTATTTTCATTATTACTCCTCTTATAGTGTATATATAGTGTATATATTGTATATATACACTATATACTCGCTTTCTGTTTTTGTCAATAAAAAATAAGGTTAAGTAACTGCAACTTAATCCTTATGTGCATTATTGTATTAATTTTTTAAAGGTAATTACAAAAGTACTTCCTTCTCCTAGAGAACTGCTCACTGTAATAGTTCCCTTATGAGCTTCCACAATATTTTTTACAATTGTTAATCCAATACCTGATCCACCAGTGTTTTTATCTCGCGATTCATCTGTTCTATAAAATCTTTCAAAAATAAACGGCAAATCCTTTTTAGAAATACCAATACCGTTATCCTTAACCTCTATAATGATGTTAGCTTCTAAAGATTTAAGCGTTACTAAAACCTCTCCATTTTCTTTAGAATATTTAAGTGCGTTTGAAAGCAAATTGTACATCACTTGATTAAACTTATCTTTATCCAATGATATTTCTATATTAGGAGCTATTCTAGAATATATATTTAAACCTACATTTTTATATAGAGGTTCAAAAGAATTTATTATCTTTTCTAACTCTTGGGATATGTTGAATTTTGATTTATTTAAAATAACCTTTGCCTGTTCTAATTTAGCCATGTTATTAAGTCCATTAACTAATTTTATTAACCTTTCTATTTCTTCATGAAAACCTTCTAACACTTCATCTGTTGGTTCCCAAACCTTATCCAGCAGTGCTTCTATATGAGATTTTAAATTTGTCAAAGGGGTTCTGAGTTCATGTGCAATATCTGAAGTCATACGTTTCCTTAAAAGTTCTTGTTTTTGAAGTGTATCTGCTAAATAATTTATAGAAGTAGCTAAATCGCTTATTTCCTTTGTTTTAGAGTTAACCTGTGCTCTACACTCAAGTTCACCAGCTCTCATCTTATTAGATGTTTGTGTTATTTTTATTAATGGGGCTGATATTTGCTTTGAAAAAAATATACTTATTATCAATGAGAATGCTAATGCCACAAGAAAAGATATCATAAATGAATGATTAAGTGTCATTATAAAGCTTTGTGCTGAACTATTAAAATAAGATGAATTATAATATCCAAAAGTTATTATCCCAAGCTTTTTATTATTTTTTTTAAGTAAATATTTGTCCTCAGTATATTCTCCATTATTTTCTGAATATCTCTTCATCATTCCACCCATCATAGAATGCATCATGGCACTTTTAGTTGTTGGTAGATTATTAGCTGTAAGTAGAACTTTACCACTATTATCTTTAATCTGAATATATAACTTTTCAGCTGAAGCGTATCTTACTATTTCCTCTTCATCTATACTTATAAATCCACCTTTTTCTTTATACAAACTATTTATCATAGCAGCAATTTTATCTTCCTTAGACTTCTGTTGACTTATTAAATAGCTATTAAATTTTTTGTCAATCATGTAATTTGAAATTAAGCCTGCTGCAATAATAGCTACAATTGCCGTAAGTAAAAACGCTAGTGATAACTTTCTCATTAAAGATATCTTCATAAAATCCCTCCCTTCTCAGTAAGTTCTAAATTTATATCCTAGTCCATATACTGATACAATATACTTAGGATTTCTATGATCATCTTCTATTTTGCGTCTTATATTTTTAATATGAGTATCAATAGTTCTATCAAAACCATCATAATCAATTCCAAAAGCTTTATTAACTAATTCTTCTCTTGAAAAAACTTTGCCAGGCTTACTTAGAAGCACAATTAAAATTTTAAATTCATTTGAGGTTAAATTAACATTTTCCCCTCTCTTTTTTACAATAAATTTTTCCACATCTATTTCTAAATCACCATTATTTATAATTAATAACTCTGCAAGCGGTGTATTATCCCTATATGTTCTTCTAATAAGTGCCTTAACCCTACTTACCAATTCTCTATTGCTGAAGGGTTTAGTTACATAATCATCAGCTCCCATAGAAAGTCCTTCTATTTTATTGTCCTCTTCTATTTTAGCTGTAAGCATAATAATTGGCACTGATGACACTGATCTAATTTTAGCACATACCTTTTCACCAGAAATTTTAGGTAGCATTAAATCTAATATAATTAAATGAATATGTTCTTTTTCAAATATATTTATAGCTTCTTCTCCATCCTTAGCTGTTAAAACTTCAAAACCTTCTTTTTCTAAGTAAGCTTTGATTACACTTAAAATTTTTTCTTCATCATCAACCACTAAAATTTTAAATTCTTTATTCGTTGTGACCACTCCCTATATTCCTTTAATTATATATAAAAATTGCGATGCTACTTTTTTATTATGAGTAGCATCGCATTTATATATTATTTTTTAAGTGCAGCTTTCATCTTATTATACTCTTCTTCATTAATTTCGCCCTTTGCAAATCTTTCACGTAATATATTTAATGCTGAATTATCATCGTTATAGAAAAAAGCATTATTGTTTTGCTTTGACAATTTAAAAATAATAAATACTATGGCTAAAAATATTATCATGCCAAATCCCATCATAAAAATCATTCCTCCTACATTATGATATCCATAACCTCCATTAAATAAAGCTTCTCGACATGGCATATAGCTCACTCTCCTTTAATATTTTCTACTATATCTTAATTATAGATTAGAATTGTGGAGGAAAAATGAAGAATTTAAAATGTACATACTGTATAATTAAAGTACGTAAGGAGGTGATTTTTAGTGGGAGTTTAGACCAATTTTTAACTCTTACTAAGCATAAATATGAATAAAATATTATTAGCATCAAATAGAATTACTTTAACACCATTGTCTTTGCCTGAATTACAAAACATTGAAAAAGACAATATCAATCTTCTTGAAAATACAATTAACAAGGATGCAATATTTGACTTTACCAAAGCTGCAATATCAAAAAAAATAAATAAAATGCTTAAAGTATCTACAGCTGTACATAATTGGTATACATATTGGTTAATCATTGATAACATAACTAAAATGGGAATAGGTTTTATTGGTTTTAAGGGTACACCTAATGATAGTGGCTATGTAGAAGTGGGCTATAATATAGCTTGTACTTATAGAAAGCAAGGTATTATGACAGAAGCTCTATCCTTATTATCAAATTGGGCCTTAAAAAATCCAAACCTAAAAGGCATAACTGCTTGTAAGGTTTTAAAAACAAATACTGGCTCTAACAGAGTTCTTAAAAACTGCAATTTCAAATTAACTAATTCTACAGAAGAATTCAATTATTATTTGCTAAAATTATAGGGAGAAACTCCAAAGGTTCTCCCTAATTATTTATCTATTCAAATACTCTATAATTCCTTTTTCAACAATATCTATGGCCGTATCTAACTCTTCCTTTACTACTGTAAGTGGTGCTATAAATCTAAGCACATTGTGCTCTGTTCCACAGCCTAAAAGTATTAGATTATTATCCTCTGCATATTTTCTTACGAAGGTTAACATATCTGAATCCGGCTCATTATTTTCTTTACAAAATTCCATTCCCACCATAAGTCCAATTCCTCTAACATCACCAATGCATTTATACTTCTTTTTAAGCTTTAAAAGTTCCTCTTTTAGATAATTACCCATATTTTTTGCATTATCTAAAACGCCGTTTTCAAGTTCTTTTATAGTGGCAAGTGACGCAGCACAGGCTACAGGATTTCCACCAAAGGTTCCACCATGTGCACCTGCCGGCCATTTTTCCATAATCTCTTTTTTACCTATAACCGCACTTAAGGGAAAGCCTGATGCTATAGCTTTTGCACAAGTAAAAATATCTGGCTCTACACCAAAATTTTCATGTGCAAAAAGTTTTCCCGTTCTTCCAAAGCCACATTGAACTTCGTCAAAAATGAGACATATTCCATGTTTATCACAAATATTTCTAAGCTCCTTTAAAAACTTTTTAGGTGGAACAATATAGCCACCTTCTCCTTGAACTGGCTCAACTATAATTGCTGCAACACTTTCAGGTGTAATAAGCTTTTTAAACATATCGTCAAATTGAGCTGTGCACTCCATCATGCAGTTTTCTTTATTTTGTTTATATGGACATCTAAAACAATAAGGATACTCTGCAAAATATACGCTTGGAAGAAGTCCCTCATAATTTTCCCTGTATTTAGAGCTTGAACCTGTTATAGACGTAGTTGCTAGAGTTCTCCCATGAAAAGAACCTTTAAAAGATATTACAGCTTGTCTTTTGGTTACGTATTTAGCTAATTTTATAGCTCCTTCGTTAGCCTCTGCACCACTATTGCTGAAATACACCATTGTTTTATTTCCCGTACACGAAACTATTTTTTCTGCAAGTTTAACATAGCTTTCATAATAAACAACATTGTGTCCACCATGTATAAGTTTGTCTATCTGATCCTTTGCTGCTTCTACAACTACCGGATTATTATGACCTAAATTACATACCGCAACACCGCTAGCAAAATCTAAAACTTTTCTGCCATCTTCAGTATAAAGATAAGCTCCTGCTCCTTTTATTACTCCAAGCTTTGTAGCTCTCCCTGCCACAGGTGGAATAACCTTAAGACTTCTTTCATATAAACTGCTCATTTTTATTCTCTCCTATCTATGTATATATAGAGGAAACCAAATTACATGGTTCCCTTTTTTATCTATAAAAATTTTTCTATTGTAGTAATTATTAATTTCGGCAAAACTTCAAAAGAGTATGGTTTATACACTCTTTCCGTCCATTTATGAGCGTCCTTACCATAACACCCGTAGTTTACTGCTGGTATATTAAGCTTTTTTATTTTATTAACTGGAACCTTATAAACCTTATCCCAACCTGGAAAATTAGAGGTAAGGCTTTCTATTCCTTCATCATCATCATCTATTCTTAGATAACTGCTATCTGATAAGCTAGGAAAGAATTGCATAACCTTAAACTCTTCATTTATTCCCTGCTTTTTTATTTCCTCTGCACTTTCTTTTATTTTATCTATGATTTCATTTTCCTTTTCGTTATCATCATTTAAAGTATTGTGCGGACAATATGGTGGTGCAAAAAACATTACTATACAAGGTTTCTTTTCTCCATATATATTAAAAACTTTATCCACAACCTTAAGCGATATTTCTCTTATATCCACATGGTTATCCACAAGCTTTTGTTCATAACTTTCAAGCTCTTTATCTAAATCCCCATGAAATCTAGCTTTAGCCATTGTGTACAGTTGTGTATAAGTTATAACCTTTGCTTCAAAATTTAGCGATTCATACTTTTGATTTGTCATTTCACAATATTTTTTATATCTATCATCATTTCTTTTAATTACTCTTTCAAAAGCTCTTTCTGCAGCCTTTTTAAGCTTTTCAGCAGCTTCTTTGGGTGATTCCCCATG
The Clostridium felsineum DSM 794 DNA segment above includes these coding regions:
- a CDS encoding sensor histidine kinase; protein product: MKISLMRKLSLAFLLTAIVAIIAAGLISNYMIDKKFNSYLISQQKSKEDKIAAMINSLYKEKGGFISIDEEEIVRYASAEKLYIQIKDNSGKVLLTANNLPTTKSAMMHSMMGGMMKRYSENNGEYTEDKYLLKKNNKKLGIITFGYYNSSYFNSSAQSFIMTLNHSFMISFLVALAFSLIISIFFSKQISAPLIKITQTSNKMRAGELECRAQVNSKTKEISDLATSINYLADTLQKQELLRKRMTSDIAHELRTPLTNLKSHIEALLDKVWEPTDEVLEGFHEEIERLIKLVNGLNNMAKLEQAKVILNKSKFNISQELEKIINSFEPLYKNVGLNIYSRIAPNIEISLDKDKFNQVMYNLLSNALKYSKENGEVLVTLKSLEANIIIEVKDNGIGISKKDLPFIFERFYRTDESRDKNTGGSGIGLTIVKNIVEAHKGTITVSSSLGEGSTFVITFKKLIQ
- a CDS encoding ABC-2 transporter permease, which encodes MFSLVLKDILIHNKGWISIAQSIVINFFIVVILQFFGNSSVYIIFPFFISTSYSLSSCGLGEKYDVDIMINSLPVNRKTVVLSKYISSFIFFLIGVIFVIIFASIVKILPSGNITSFINIQDIIISFMFSILYIFMYLPIYFKIGYIKSQRINSILYFIIFVVLIIAVMLISRYKSSFKISFFIPWELCTIFLLIISIAISLKIYINREF
- a CDS encoding ABC transporter ATP-binding protein; this translates as MENILEVKNVTKNYKGFSLNNMNFTLEKGYIMGFIGSNGAGKSTTIKLIMNLVKKNSGEIKVFGFDNVKNEKEIKEKIGFVYDETYAYEDLNLIQMKNIIARFYKKWSNDTFNNYITSFSLPRDKKIKELSKGMKIKYSLAIALSHEAELIIMDEPTSGLDPVFRNELLDIMQDIIQDENKSILFSTHITTDLEKIADYITFINDGKIIFSEDKDSIMEKYKIAKGDKEVLNKSNRNNFIGIRENEFGFQALTDDEESIKRTFGEKVIFEKANLEDIMVYTVKGFKNV
- a CDS encoding response regulator transcription factor; this translates as MYKILVIEDDKKLCEYTREYLKRYNYEVFEIINFKNVEDEFENINPDIVLLDVNLPYYDGFNLCRIFRRKSKAPIIFMSARSSEIEQIRGLEMGADDYITKPFSFELLLAKVQAAIRRTYGEYSEDSADAFTVEGITIDKNTFKMSYKDKNVELTKNELKLISKLLKSINKVVTREELLEELWDESSFVDDNTLTVNVTRIKNKLSEVGVKNAVKNKRGIGYYLEFQD
- a CDS encoding GntR family transcriptional regulator gives rise to the protein MKIIILNSSQEPIYEQITKQIKNYILNGQLKEGDILPSIRNLAKEIGISVITTKRAYEELEKEGFTETVQGKGTYVAAQNKELLTEKKIKLIEEKMSEIIEESKFINLSLEDLKEMLEVLYGNSK
- a CDS encoding ABC-2 transporter permease, with the translated sequence MLGFIFKDITIGKRNLIPILLACLTGNLFFIKTPIFIYIVVPTILMYDYISNLSYYDYRYNSEIMFNSLPVNRKEVVLSKYLSSALFFLLGIVVTAIFTMIFRSFNVAGKGVGAFVSINKWMNLSQFNNIISFEASIFICLLSTIFFVAIYFPIYFKFDFLKVRIIFTIVSIIFSIIPVLIFKFIGTSTTHRIVNYINNGSKLIIGVFVFLVSIFIIYISINISIKFYRNKDLKI
- a CDS encoding efflux RND transporter permease subunit; this translates as MNRLTKFSLKNAFVVFLIIILITVGGLYSAKGINMESMPNINIPVVTAITVYPGASPEQVASDISRPIQKSISGIQGIDNVKTTSNENVSIVIAQFSYSTDMDKAQKNIEDAINKVKLPQTANKTTVSRISMGSAPVMTYSIDSSKNIDELTKIINDKVQPKLGGISGVSSVDVQGTSNDDIYVKVDNNKLKDNGLTLSDVKTAIQGNNISIPAGSVNVGDSTLPIKMTKKLYTTADIEAMPIAVLPNQTKVIGNAFQQVQGGMNQLGQAVGQLGQSVGQIGQAVGQMGQGMGQMGQMLGGNTQAIAILSQMQKAQAQIISEEATLSNQASSPQDKAKAQATIAAAQGMLKQAQDQLDKVMSAQIESSKALANTSGKTSTSNASVSKPSNSSGAGSSSSVSTDAQIKVIYLKDVATVTRGNSDKAYFVRSNTKNSIVLNVYKTDDGNTVNVAKNIASAVSELQKYNSDLKFNLINDSSKYVKSSVNGMVREGVLGALFAIIVIALFLRNIKATIIAVVSIPLSILITLILIPRFGITLNIMSLSGMAVAVGRIVDDSIVVIENIHRRILKDDVPKGEVIQVAADEVSSAITSSTVTTVAVFLPLAMISGIVGKVFVPFAVTVVVCILASLLVAVTVVPVMSRLMILNEKPKPEKGEGAVIGFYKKVLNYALSHRVAVLLASIALFVVSLFLIKGVGIQFLPSSSSNVLNAKITTAPGTSAQKTSEEALKFEKYLADRSDVKTVVSSVGDNSSSSSSAMSLQGSNSGAVTIVLKDGSNNDKAADEIIKKASEMSNKNTKITVSVQSFIEGIKDNVEIVVNGNNIKDITAAANKATEELKGVKELSNVTNTLSSKKPEISVEIDSAKAANQGLSPIMAAGMVQGIMNYNNVTTVQSGKNDINVYLGYDTKDINSLDKVKAIQLQGASGSFNLSDIANVSIADGPVSINELDGNQYASITADIKTKDTQAASDNAMKKIKSIKGIPNGVTFTQNGSAKSISDSFTQMAMAMVVAVFMVYIVMVLAFGEPKAPFAILFSLPFAAIGAVLALFVTRQPLGIPGLIGMLMLIGIVVTNAIVLLDRVQSNRKKGMLVHEALIEAGSIRMRPIFMTAIATVMALIPLAAGFSEGSVISQGLGIVVIGGLVISTILTLIIVPVMYSILERD